From the genome of Nicotiana sylvestris chromosome 2, ASM39365v2, whole genome shotgun sequence, one region includes:
- the LOC138868181 gene encoding uncharacterized protein: MQDIPLQTSDKLVQEKCTNPKENQVSYDQADSILVESWGGIGGLEWNYKLKSPIKEIRIAHGGFIDSIMLRTVAEQGTTINSTKFGGDGGRRDNMSFSTLRKDTLYVLDFIESLKNEKNQKVVDMDLTEKLKYELNFLLLNLHHLSKYRAEQLSPFMTEYEILWNVYGNIRDFHALTVNGCVGHEIVEYFLPKFQLMAERVGLFLWHNQIGGHSRLFKLAHLFLEIIPTQLEIMHICFTNLKIYKFEYFNVGRSWTLY, translated from the exons ATGCAGGATATCCCATTGCAAACATCAGACAAATTGGTGCAAGAAAAATGTACTAATCCTAAG GAAAATCAAGTGAGTTACGATCAAGCGGACTCAATATTGGTGGAGTCATGGGGAGGCATTGGAGGATTAGAATGGAATTACAAGCTGAAAAGTCCCATTAAAGAAATACGGATTGCTCATGGAGGTTTTATAGACTCTATCATGCTTAGAACCGTTGCTGAACAAGGTACTACCATAAACTCAACAAAGTTTGGTGGGGATGGAGGTCGAAGAGACAAT ATGTCATTTTCCACTCTTCGCAAAGACACTCTCTATGTTCTGGATTTCATAGAGAGCTTaaagaatgaaaaaaatcaaaaagttgTTGACATGGATCTAACTGAAAAGCTGAAATATGAGTTGAACTTCCTCCTCCTGAATCTCCATCATCTTTCCAAGTATCGTGCTGAACAACTTTCTCCATTCATGACTGAATATGAGATTCTTTGGAATGTATATGGCAACATAAGAGATTTCCATGCTTTGACAGTGAATGGTTGCGTTGGGCATGAGATTGTTGAATATTTCTTACCTAAGTTTCAACTAATGGCTGAGAGAGTAGGACTCTTCCTATGGCATAATCAAATCGGTGGACACTCTCGACTCTTCAAGCTAGCACATCTATTCTTGGAGATTATTCCAACTCAGTTGGAGATTATGCATATATGTTTTACAAATTTGAAAATTTACAAATTTGAATACTTCAATGTCGGCAGAAGTTGGACGCTTTATTAA
- the LOC138886268 gene encoding putative late blight resistance protein homolog R1A-4, which produces MPKEFIHHDKLFDLLEHVGELIREVKEDLEFIRSIFVHDEQELYKDLWARILDLAYEAKNVIDSIIVRDNGLLYLIFLLPFAIEKINLIKEKVSNLVEKILKNKSLNVVNSPKKPVESKSSSAEQIIVGFKKEIDWIIRNLTNGPKMLDVVSITGLPHFGKTTLAYKVYNDKFVSSHFDIHAWCTVDQKYDETKLLENIFNQIT; this is translated from the exons ATGCCCAAGGAGTTTATTCATCATGACAAATTGTTTGATCTCTTGGAACATGTTGGAGAACTTATCAGGGAG GTGAAAGAAGATCTAGAATTCATAAGATCTATCTTCGTGCATGATGAACAAGAATTGTATAAAGATCTCTGGGCACGTATTTTAGATTTGGCATATGAGGCAAAAAATGTCATTGATTCTATTATCGTACGAGATAATGGTCTCTTATATCTTATTTTCTTACTTCCCTTTGCCATAGAAAAGATCAATCTTATCAAGGAAAAAGTCTCCAATTTAGTTGAGAAGATTCTCAAGAACAAGAGCCTCAATGTTGTAAACTCTCCCAAAAAGCCAGTTGAAAGCAAGTCATCATCAGCTGAGCAAATAATCGTAGGTTTTAAGAAGGAGATAGACTGGATAATTAGGAATCTTACCAATGGTCCAAAAATGCTAGATGTCGTTTCAATCACTGGTTTGCCGCATTTCGGTAAAACTACTTTGGCATACAAAGTGTATAATGATAAGTTCGTTTCTAGTCATTTCGACATCCATGCATGGTGCACAGTCGATCAAAAATATGACGAGACGAAGTTGTTGGAGAACATTTTCAATCAAATTACTTGA